The genomic window TGGGGTCCGATTTGCCTGCTTGTGAGGTGTGAGAAATAGACATCCACTTGCGCGCCTGAATCCGTAGCCCAGCGGATGCTGGCGGTGTCGCAGGATTCAATGGCGTGTCTGCGGAAGAGCGCCGCCTGCGCCGAGAGCGGCCTCGCCGGATTGCCGCGCGTGTCACCGGCGAAGACCAGGGCCATGTTGAGAAAATGGGCCAGCGCGTTGTTGAAAGGCGAGTCGAAGACGGGCCGGCCCGCGTCATAAAGCCGCCCGGCCCAAGTGTTGCGTCGATAATATGACCTCGGGCGACCCCAGATGGCAAAGGCGCTGACCCGTTCCACAGCCCCGATTTCACCGGACGAAATTGCCGACAGAATCTCCGGCACGGCCTCGCCATACATGTCTTGATAGCCGACAGCGACGAACCTGCCGCTGCGTTCCTCGGCCTCGACAATACGCAGCCCGTCGGCCACGGATCCGGCCAGAGGCTTTTCCACGAGGACATTCCACCCGGCAGCCAGCGATGACACCGACAAGTCCGCATGAAACGGAATGCCCACAGGCAGCACCATCAGCTGGAGCTTTTCCCCGGCCGTCATGAGTTCTTCCCACGAACGGTAAATCCGGCATGCGGGCGCACCGGATTTGAGAAAAGCAAGATGTGAAGCGTCGGCCGCCGGATCCACAACGACCGCGGCCGAAATTTCCGCCGTGCCCGCCTGCTGCTCGTCGAGAAGCAGCTCCAAAAGAGCGCGCCCGTATCCGCCGATGCCGACAATCCCTACTTTGACAGTGTTCTTAGCCATGAATTCGCAGAGGAGATCCGGTGCCGGTCAACCCTGCAACGGGCACCGTTCAACGTGCGATCGTTGCATGATCCCCGGGTTCCGGCTCGTCATATCCGTTCGCATGATCGCGTGGAATGCCGGGCGCCCGCTGTGTGGCACCGGACCATTATTCAAGCAGCCACGTGCGGTTCTGGATTGAAAGGTGCAAGATCGGAACCACAGGTTTTTGGGAACTGAGCGGGAGAGCAGACTGCCGCGCTCGCCTCTGAAATAAGAATAAAACTCCCGGTCATAATTGCGCAAGTCTTGCCGGCAAAGAGAGCGCGTGGAGCCGTCGGCACCGAGCGGATCATGCTCGCCGGGCTTCCGGCATTGGAGACTTTCAAACTGCCCGGCATTCCCACAGATCAGGCTTTCGCCGGTCTTTTCCCGGCCCGTGCAGGCTTGGCTTTCTTTCCTCTCTTGCGGAACTCGCGGGGCTGCATGTGGAAGTTTTCCCGGAACCGCCGGGCAAAATAGTTGCTGTCGGCAAAGCCGCAGGCCGCGCTGATTTCCGTGATGTTGAGTTCGGTGTCGAGCAACAGATTCTTGGCCACGCGGAAGCGCTGGCGGAGGACGAACTCCTTCGGGCTGATCCCGTAAACCTCTTGGAAAAGGGCC from Chthoniobacterales bacterium includes these protein-coding regions:
- a CDS encoding Gfo/Idh/MocA family oxidoreductase — its product is MAKNTVKVGIVGIGGYGRALLELLLDEQQAGTAEISAAVVVDPAADASHLAFLKSGAPACRIYRSWEELMTAGEKLQLMVLPVGIPFHADLSVSSLAAGWNVLVEKPLAGSVADGLRIVEAEERSGRFVAVGYQDMYGEAVPEILSAISSGEIGAVERVSAFAIWGRPRSYYRRNTWAGRLYDAGRPVFDSPFNNALAHFLNMALVFAGDTRGNPARPLSAQAALFRRHAIESCDTASIRWATDSGAQVDVYFSHLTSRQIGPHLQIHGSRGSIFWRVEDCWELHSGGKPALRRGVQTGPELRKSMMRRVLQRASGEEVKVFTPRQALAHVEAVELAHRAAEIFTLPPGPVPAEEEWIEADHLEEVMRSARDANRLLCAQSLAEPLRHTCSE